One Setaria italica strain Yugu1 chromosome I, Setaria_italica_v2.0, whole genome shotgun sequence DNA window includes the following coding sequences:
- the LOC101752466 gene encoding polyadenylate-binding protein-interacting protein 8 — protein sequence MVAVEAAAAAAAAVEGPIRAEAKVAVAPAPEGEAKVEVEGDAPAAGEAEEEEEREYKSDMRKLEELMSKLNPCAEEFVPSSRRVPAPAPKPVGVLSADAPVFVSAAEYYGAAGGGSRDSSSDGSSNGSGNPLNRRRRNSFNQGRRRLGGRPRRADREDSVRRTVYVSDIDQHVTEQKLAEVFSNCGQVVDCRICGDPHSVLRFAFIEFADDAGARAALTLGGTMLGYYPVRVLPSKTAILPVNPKFLPRTEDEKEMVSRTVYCTNIDKKVTEEDVKVFFQGTCGKVSRLRLLGDYVHSTCIAFVEFAQAESAIMALNFSGMVLGSLPIRVSPSKTPVRPRSPRVMSN from the exons ATGGTGGCCGtggaggctgcggcggcggcggcggcggcggtggagggccCGATCCGGGCCGAGGccaaggtggcggtggcgccggcgccggagggggaggctaaggtggaggtggagggcgaTGCCCCTGCGGCGggggaggccgaggaggaggaggagagggagtacaAGAGCGACATGAGGAAGCTGGAGGAGCTCATGTCCAAGCTCAACCCCTGCGCGGAGGAGTTCGTGCCGTCGTCGCGCCGCgtcccggcgccggcaccgAAGCCGGTGGGGGTGCTCTCCGCCGACGCGCCGGTGTTCGTCTCCGCCGCCGAGTACTAcggcgctgccggcggcgggagcagggACTCCAGCAGCGACGGATCCAGTAACGGCAGCGGCAACCCTCTGAATCGCCGG AGGAGGAATAGCTTCAACCAAGGGAGGCGGAGGTTGGGGGGCCGACCCCGACGGGCTGATAGGGAGGATAGTGTGCGGCGAACCGTCTATGTCTCTGACATTGATCAGCAT GTGACTGAGCAGAAGCTTGCTGAAGTGTTTTCTAACTGTGGGCAA GTGGTAGATTGCCGTATCTGTGGTGACCCTCATTCTGTCCTGCGTTTTGCGTTCATCGAGTTTGCTGATGATG CTGGTGCAAGAGCCGCACTAACACTTGGGGGAACCATGCTGGGTTATTATCCTGTTAGAGTTTTACCTTCTAAAACAGCGATTCTACCTGTGAACCCTAAGTTTCTTCCTCGA ACTGAAGATGAGAAAGAAATGGTCTCAAGGACTGTATATTGTACTAACATAGATAAGAAG GTTACTGAGGAGGATGTAAAGGTTTTCTTTCAGGGTACATGTGGGAAG GTTTCTCGGCTGAGGCTCCTTGGTGATTATGTACACTCCACATGCATTgcttttgttgagtttgctcag GCAGAAAGTGCAATTATGGCCCTGAACTTCAGTGGTATGGTCCTTGGCTCCCTTCCTATTAG